Part of the Pseudomonas lijiangensis genome is shown below.
CTGCGCAGCATTGGCAAAATCCAGTGACGCCAGAAGGCAAAGTGGCTAGCCGCGTCCTGCCCATTCGGAAATTGACACTACACTTCGATCTCGATCAATTCGCCACTGAGTATGGTGAGCTTGAGTCATCCTTGGTTCCTTAGGCGGATTAAGAAGCTGCCATCCACCGTTGCGACACGGAAAAAGGGTTGCAAATCTAGTAGTCGGACCGCGCCCACGCAATCAACGTATGTGTCTTGTTGTTTCGTAGGCTTTTTCTGGCAAGGCTTTCTAAACCGATTGATAGCGAGAGGGTGACCCTATCAAGAAACAACAACCCTCTCAATCTCGCCCTCACCCCTCACATCCGCCGCAACCCCACTCGTATCCGCAAAAACATTAACCGCTCTCCTCTTCCGCGCATCACGAAGCTGCATCCAGAGCAAACTGGCGGCCAGTGAGGCGGCGACGATCAGAGTCAGCCACAACACGATCAGCAGATTGAAGGAAACGCCATTGTTCAGTTCCCGGAAGATGCCGAGGGCAAAGGCGGTGTACCAGGACATTGCGGAGAGTGCGCCTGATACCAGGAAGATGGCGATGCGGGTACGCGATACGCCTTCAAGAATCGGTTGGCTCATGTCGCGCAACACGACGGGCAATACGAATACGTGGATAAGCATGCCGTTTAGGGTCAGGGCGGCGACTATGCATACCTTTGCCCAGAGTTTGGGGTTGCTGAGTTTTTCCGGGGACTCCAGGCCGTAGAGGGCGAGGAATCCCAGGCCGGAAAGCCATAGCAGGCCGAGGCCTATGGCGACTACGGTGCTGATGAAGGTGAAGGTGCTCTTGATTTCAACCGGCAGACTGCCCTTGCGCATCCAGCGAAGGATCCAGTAATCCAGCATGGTCGCGCCGCCCAGGCCGAAACACAGGCCGAGAAGATGCAGGCCTATCAGGACGGTCAATACTCGTACGTGAGGAAGTGGATCGGGCAAATCGATGCGCAGCGCACGTGGGTCTGCCAGCACAGGCTCACTGGCAATCAATGCCACTGCTCCCGCTATCAAAGGGATGACTAAATAAAGCGGGTTAGCAGTTCGTTTGTCCATTTGTAATTACCTCGGCCAAGGAGACCTTATCCATGAGAAAGCCAGATCCTTGCCGAAGAATAATGAACAGGAATTAAAAGTATAATTAAAATTCTGAATTATCTAATTCAATAAATACTTCTTGATTTTTATTGCCTACCGGTGAGTAATTGGAAGTTTTTATTTTTCTTATTAACCCTCGGCGATTGAAATACTTTTTTACAAAGCTTGTCTCAATCTTCAGGCTTTTACCCATACTTACTTTCACGTAAGTACTTTAAAACTTCTGAAAGCAAATTAACAGCTTCATTTTTTAAATGTTCGCACCCCGATTGGGTCGTGGCCACTCCACGCCTTGGTAACGGTACAGACGTGCAGCAACGGTGCCCGCGCCTGGGGCTTGCTCAAGGAACACTGTTGACAGCGAGACCTAGGATGAACTGAAAATCATCGTGGGCGGCGTGTGACCCCATTCACAGAAAGCCGTTCGGGGCAGTACGTGTAAAAGTCTTGATCACGCATATTGATGATGAAGAACTTTATAACGATTGCTATCGAGTGGGATTACAAATGAAATAGTGGAAAACCTGTCAGTTCAAGCAATACCCAAGCCTTTCACATAAGCGAGCAGACCGAGGAGAGCGACGGCTAAAAAGTATGAGCTACACATCTTTACCTCTCACATCATTGCTGGATAATGGCTTTCGGCCACCCTTCCTCACCTAAGGGTTTCTATCGCAATAATCCGTTAGCCGTCTTCAAACAGGATGATCAGGCTACGGGACAAGGAGTTAGCACCGTTGATGCCGTCACCAGACTCATCCCCCCCTCTGAACCGCACTCAGAAAATCACTTCCTGGATTGCCAAAGGCATGACAGGTATCGGCGTTGTACTAGGGGTCATGTGGACGCTGATTACCTATGCGATACCCGATCCTAGTGTGCTCGGCTTCAGCTTCATCAGTTGGAAGAACGTAGTGTTGCTGGTCAGTACATTCCTGTTCCTGGGTGTCGTATCCATAGGGTGGCAGATACGCAACTTGATGCCGGTGTTCAGGGGATTACTGCAGTTCTTCATGGTCGCCGTTTTGTCTTTTGGCTTTTTCACTTTGGGCACTGAATACGCCAAGCCATCTTTTGAGTTCGCCAAGCTGCAATCCAAGATCGTCGAGAATGATGGCAGCAATCTTCTAGGCAAGCGTATGGAGGTGCTGGATAACGTACGGATCGAGCTGGATGGCTGTGAAAGCATTGGCCGCTTTCCTAATTGCACTTTTGTGCTGACCAATCTGAATGTGGATCGTTTCTTCCGCTTTGACGGCAGTACCCGACTGTTTGATGAGTCCGGCGGCCCACTGAACCCCGAGAAAATTCGGGTCGGGCAGGTCGAAGACACCTACCGGCTACAATTTCAGCTAATTCGCAACGTACCGACACGAGTGACGCTGGCCTTCCAGCAAAGCAGCGACAAGCTGAATAAAACACCAGCGATCAAGCTGGCCTTTCAAGATGTGAACAGTGAGTTACTGACACTCAAATTCAGTGAAATCGTGATGCGCTAACAAACAGGCGCGTAGGCGTCAGCCATTCGCCTCGTCTCGAATGCGCCTCCCAGTACATTGCTCTGATATCTACCGTTTGCCTTCCAGACGCCGTCTGATCGTGCCTCCTTGGGAGGTCAGACGATATTTCTGGTTACGGCTGGTAGGCTTGTCAGGGACGGTCATGGCTATGATCCCCTGCTCCAGAGCTGGTACCAGGTACTGTTTGCGAAAGTGCTCGGCATCGCTCAGCTTCAGTTGCTGCTGAAGATCCATGCGGCTCACTTCACCATCCAAGGCCAGGATGAGTTTTTCGACTTCCGGGGTGACTTCCGGGGTGACTTCCGGGGTGACTTCCGGGGTGACTTCCGGGGCGAAGAAGGTAAGCGTAACCCCGGAAGATCCTTCGGAGTGCCAGATGGGTGCAGGGAGACCTGCATCTTCACATGCTCGGCGAATCAATACGCTTCCACGCCCTAGCTTTTCCATGTAACCGAGCAGGTAGAGAACATGGGCAATATCCGGGTTGCGCAATACGGAAATGTGCCCCTGTTGGAGTTGCTCAGCACTGACCCCTTCAGGCAATCCACCCGAGTTCCAGATCTGCACCTGTGACGGACTGATTTCCACTTTGATGCCTCCGGAAAAGCTACTGTAGTCACGGTGGGCAAAAGCGTTGACGATGCCTTCACGGATAGCCATTTCGGGATACAAAGGGAGGTCTTCACGCTGAGTGCTGTCGCTGCTGAAGCGCGCTCTCGAGGGCGTGTTGCGCATGATGAAGGTGAACAGTTGCTCGATCACCTCGGTCATGGGGCCCGCAAAGTGCTGCAGGTCCTGGTATTCATCAGCGGTCTTGCTGCTATAGCAGACAGCACGCACCCTGGCCTGCGGATGACGCCGCACAGGATCTCTGGCAAGCAATACATCGGCGGCATTGGTCATGCGTCCATACTTGGCCAGCGACAATAACTGCAGTTGATGCAAAAGCCCCTGCTCCGACTGCTTCGCCTCAAGCGGGATGCGCGAAGCGGAGAGCAATTTGCGACACGCCGAAGCAGAAAGCAGTTGCTCGTCCAGTTCGGCTGAAAACAGACGCTCCCAACGCTCAGGCTCAACCTGCTTGCGCAGCACCATATCGCGGATGGTTTCAATATCGGCCTTACGTGTCTGCTCACCCTCACGGATGTAGATATCATTGCGAAAAGCGTATGGAACGTCCTTGCCGGAAGGCACTTCGATCACCAGGACTTGCTTGCCGTCGATATCCTGAACTTCAAACGAAAACAGCACAGGCGGCTGGATCTGGGCCTTCAGCATGGCTTCCAGCTTTTGAGCTGTCTGCGCTGCGCTTTCAATACCCAGAACCTCTCCGTCCCTACCAACGCCACATACCAGATACCCGCCCAGCGAATTGAGAAACGCACAAATCTGCGGACCACAGCTTTCAGGACGTGCATGACTCTTGAATTCCAGAGTCTGATTTTCACCCAGCAGCAAAAATGCTCTAAGTTCGGCGGGAGTCTTATTCATCCTGGCCTCTCAAGCGTTGGGCAACATCTTTGCTGTTGCCCAGATGATCCAGCAGCCGTTGTTCGACGTCCTGATATCGCGAGAACTGCGCGACGACAAACAGGTTGGCATCGTCATCGCGCTCATATTTCTGAACCCAGTTTCCCTGGCGCTCATCCAGAGGCAAGTGCTCCATGGTCGCGTCTTCATACATATCAATGACTTTCAAATCAGTGATTGAGGTCGATTTGGGCTTGAGCGTGAGCGTGTGTCGTTCGGTCTGTTTGCGATGGCCAAGGTCGGCCAGCAAGCGCCGAGCGAATACGACATGGTCATGGGCGAGAAACCAGCGCGGCTTTTTCAGTTCCACAGCTCGTTTTATTTCCTTATGGGTGATGGAAATACCCGTTTTATCTACTCCGCTGCCATATTGCGGGGTAATGATACCTAGAAACAGATCGCATTTTTCCACGGCCATCAGGCAGCTCTCAAATGCCGACTCCTCGGAAAAGACGGGAACAGTGCCTTTATGGGACATCCAGACCTCATAACCGAAGCTGGTCAGCAACGTGTAGACACGATCCAGGAGCTCTTCCACACCAAAGACAGTGGAAGACACCATAATCTTGAGTTTTTTACCATCCATGTTCTAGTTGATCCGGCCTCGGTTTCAGGGCCGAAAAGTTACAGCGTCAACCTTCGCCTGCCTAGTGCTCTGTCTCAGAAAGAAATAATCAAGTATTACCACACCACCGTCAGCCTCTGCCCTGACAGCTTGAGCGTCCCGGCCTATGCCTGACAGTCACCCATAAAAAATGCCCCGATCCAGAGACCGGGGCATTTTTCAAACAGCGGTTACACAGTCACGTCATTAGAAGACGTTGATTGGGTAATCCACGAAGATACGAACTTCGTTACCTTCGCTGTTGTAGTTCTGAGCATCAGCGGAAACACGCAGGATCGAGCTACGCAGGCGAACGGACAAGTCTTTGGCCGGGCCGCCTTGTACAACGTAGGTCACCTGGTTGAAGAACTCACGCTCTGTGCCATTGCCGCTACCTGGGGTGCCGTCGTCGATGTTGTCGCCACGAACGTAGGCAGTCTTGTAGCTCAGGCCTGGAGTGATCAGGCTGGACAGGTCGACGCCGTAGGCAACTTGCCACGAACGCTCGTCCTTGCCGTTGAAGTCAGACCAGTAGGAGTTGGCCAGGTAGATGGTGTTGCCGCCATCACCGAAACCACGGTTATTGAACTGGCCAGCCTGATAGCCACCATAGTTGTAGCCGGTTTCGCCGGTGCTGCGTTGGTGAGCCAGGGTGAAGGAGTGGATGCCCACAGCCCAGGTCGCCGCCAGGCTCCAGATCTTGTTGTCACGCGCGCCAGCGGCGGCGGCAGCAGAATAGTCCTTGTCCAGCTTGGTCTTGTAGCCGTTGAAGTCCAGAGTCAGAGACTGGTCTTGTGGCAGAGCGAAGACGTAGTTCAGGTTCAGGTACTGCTTCTTGAATACGTCTTCGTTGTCGGAAGCGTAAGCAGCGGCGCTGAATGCGTCGGTGAACTTGTAGCTACCGCCGAACACGTTGATGCTTTTCAGGTCACCACTGTCACGACCTTCAGCGCTCTTGCGAGCTTCCTGAGTGAAACGACCGGCAACCAGTTCCAGACCTTCGATCTCTTTGGAAGTGATCATGGTGCCGGTGTAACTTTCTGGTAACAGGCGCGAGTTATCGTAGCTCAGCACTGGCAGCTGAGGCATTTGATCGCCGTACTTGAGCACAGTGTTGGAAACGCGGAATTTTACCGCTGCGCCAGCACGAGACAGGTCGTTGGCTGCGGAGCCATTGGTGCCATCTGCATCAGGGCTGCCCTGCTTGAAGAAGTCGATACCGCCAGCGCCGCTGCGACCTTTACCACCATCCAGACGGATGCCGTACAGACCGAATGCATCAACGCCCACACCCACGGTGCCCTGGGTGAAACCGGACGTGAAGTTACCGATGAACGCCTGGCCCCATTCAGCCTTGTCGTCATCACCATTCTTGTAATCGCGGTTGATGTACGCGTTACGCAGATTGATGGTCAAGTGGCTGTCGTCAATGAAGCCCTTGGAATCTGCTTGCCCCTGCGCCATTGCCTGGCTAGCGCTGATAATGCCCAGAGCGAGCAAACCGATACGTTTATTAAACATCTTGTTTTCCTTCTTTACGGATTGACACGCGCCGTGGCGGCTTCCCTGAGAGAGGGCGACCGAGGATTTCTGACTTTGGGCGAAAGTACAGAAGACCGAACGAGATCATCGCAGCGGACTACGAATGGACGTACATGGCGTATAGCCACAAGCGGTGGGACGTGAATCCTAGTCCCAAGGCTTGAGGGGTGTCAAACATGGAGATGGCCGTGTTAGAAGGGTCCTACGCGATAATCAGTCTTTCAGCACACCCAACAGAGCCTCGAGTTCCGCATCGTTGAACAGGCCTGCCGGATATCGCTGCAGAAGCATTGCCCGCACATCCGGTCGGGGTTTCGGGAGTTTGGTCGTCCTTAACCAATCCGCCATCATCTGGCGAGCCTCGTAACTGGCAGACAAACCACGAGCATTATGCCGGTTGATACCTGCGTTCATAATGACAACCTCTTGAGCCGTGAGGGGCTAAATCTACGGACGCTTTGTGACAGAAAAACGAAAAAAACCTCCCGCTATTTACCCACCGTCGGGCCAGAATCAAGGTAATTGCTACAAAGCGTTACCCAAAAAAAAGCCTATCGGTTGATAGGCTTAGTGCAGCAAAAAAAGGACCATTTGCCAGTCAGGGATGTAAGCAAATATTACAAAGGCGTCTTCCGGGGAGCAGGTTGCTGTTGGGTCAGGCAATGGATATTACCTCCGCCCAGCAGTAACTCACGGCCAGGTGCCATCACCACCTCATGCTCAGGGAACAGCCGCTGCAGGATTTCACGGGCTGTCTCGTCCATCGGATCATCGAAACTCGGGGCAATGATGCCGCCGTTGACGATCAGAAAGTTCACATAAGAGCCCGCCAGACGCACCGAAGGGTCGCGTTCCTGACTGCCGTGCACCTTGTCGACGCCTGCACATTCTTCTTCGGTCGCGAACAAGGGACCGGGAATAGGCATTTTATGGACGGTGATTTCACGTCCTTTGGCATCACGGGTGTTTTCCAAAATACTCAACGCTGCATGACAACGTGTGTAGTTGGGGTCTTTGGGATCATCGGTCCAGGCCAGCAACACCTCACCCGGACGCACGTAGCAGCAGAAGTTATCCACATGCCCGTCCGTTTCGTCGTTGAACAGACCATCGGGCAGCCAGATGACCTTGTCCACCGCCAGGTTATCGCTGAGCACCGCTTCGATCTGCTCACGGGAGAGGTTCGGGTTGCGGTTGCGATTGAGCAGGCATTCTTCAGTGGTAATCAGGGTGCCTTCGCCATCGACATGGATCGAGCCGCCCTCAAGCACGAAGCCTTCGGTGACATAACGCGGGCAACGTTCGATTTCCAGGACCTTGCTCGCCAGTTGCGAGTCCAGGTTCCACGGCGAATACAGGCCGCCGTCAAAGCCGCCCCAGGCATTGAAGTCCCAGTCCACGCCACGCACTTCGCCCTGGTAGTTGATGACGAAGGTCGGGCCGGTATCGCGCACCCAGGCATCGTCATTGCTGATTTCCACTACACGAATGTTGGGCATGTCGAGGTGGGCGCGGGCGTTGTCATATTGCCTGGCAGACACCGCAACCGTGACCGGCTCGAAACGGGCAATCGCCTTGGCGATGGCAACATGGGCAGCCTGCGCGGGCTTGCCGCCCAGGCGCCAGTTGTCGGGACGCTCCGGCCAGACCATCCAGACCTGAGTCTGTGGCGCCCATTCGGCGGGCATGTGGAAACCGTCGGCGCGGGGCGTGCTCTTGAGCGTCGTCATGGCCATCAGGACTCCAGCGAGCCGTCGAGGGTCTTGATCGCGCCGTACAGGTTCGGGCGGCGGTCACGGAACGAGCCCCAGGCGCTGCGGATGTGCTCCAGCTCGTCCAGGTCGAAGGTGTGAACCAGCACGCCCTCTTCGGTTTCATCGAGTTCGGCGACTTTTTCACCGAACTGGTTGGCGATGAACGACGAGCCATAGAACGTGATGTCGTAACCGTCCTGCTCTTCGTTGCCGATACGGTTGCTGGCGATCAGCGGCATCAGGTTGGCGCCGGCATGGCCCTGTTGCACACGCTGCCAGTGATCGCGGGAGCTGATG
Proteins encoded:
- a CDS encoding OprD family porin; the encoded protein is MFNKRIGLLALGIISASQAMAQGQADSKGFIDDSHLTINLRNAYINRDYKNGDDDKAEWGQAFIGNFTSGFTQGTVGVGVDAFGLYGIRLDGGKGRSGAGGIDFFKQGSPDADGTNGSAANDLSRAGAAVKFRVSNTVLKYGDQMPQLPVLSYDNSRLLPESYTGTMITSKEIEGLELVAGRFTQEARKSAEGRDSGDLKSINVFGGSYKFTDAFSAAAYASDNEDVFKKQYLNLNYVFALPQDQSLTLDFNGYKTKLDKDYSAAAAAGARDNKIWSLAATWAVGIHSFTLAHQRSTGETGYNYGGYQAGQFNNRGFGDGGNTIYLANSYWSDFNGKDERSWQVAYGVDLSSLITPGLSYKTAYVRGDNIDDGTPGSGNGTEREFFNQVTYVVQGGPAKDLSVRLRSSILRVSADAQNYNSEGNEVRIFVDYPINVF
- the aguA gene encoding agmatine deiminase, which gives rise to MTTLKSTPRADGFHMPAEWAPQTQVWMVWPERPDNWRLGGKPAQAAHVAIAKAIARFEPVTVAVSARQYDNARAHLDMPNIRVVEISNDDAWVRDTGPTFVINYQGEVRGVDWDFNAWGGFDGGLYSPWNLDSQLASKVLEIERCPRYVTEGFVLEGGSIHVDGEGTLITTEECLLNRNRNPNLSREQIEAVLSDNLAVDKVIWLPDGLFNDETDGHVDNFCCYVRPGEVLLAWTDDPKDPNYTRCHAALSILENTRDAKGREITVHKMPIPGPLFATEEECAGVDKVHGSQERDPSVRLAGSYVNFLIVNGGIIAPSFDDPMDETAREILQRLFPEHEVVMAPGRELLLGGGNIHCLTQQQPAPRKTPL
- a CDS encoding RNA-binding domain-containing protein, which encodes MNKTPAELRAFLLLGENQTLEFKSHARPESCGPQICAFLNSLGGYLVCGVGRDGEVLGIESAAQTAQKLEAMLKAQIQPPVLFSFEVQDIDGKQVLVIEVPSGKDVPYAFRNDIYIREGEQTRKADIETIRDMVLRKQVEPERWERLFSAELDEQLLSASACRKLLSASRIPLEAKQSEQGLLHQLQLLSLAKYGRMTNAADVLLARDPVRRHPQARVRAVCYSSKTADEYQDLQHFAGPMTEVIEQLFTFIMRNTPSRARFSSDSTQREDLPLYPEMAIREGIVNAFAHRDYSSFSGGIKVEISPSQVQIWNSGGLPEGVSAEQLQQGHISVLRNPDIAHVLYLLGYMEKLGRGSVLIRRACEDAGLPAPIWHSEGSSGVTLTFFAPEVTPEVTPEVTPEVTPEVEKLILALDGEVSRMDLQQQLKLSDAEHFRKQYLVPALEQGIIAMTVPDKPTSRNQKYRLTSQGGTIRRRLEGKR
- a CDS encoding DUF4062 domain-containing protein; the protein is MDGKKLKIMVSSTVFGVEELLDRVYTLLTSFGYEVWMSHKGTVPVFSEESAFESCLMAVEKCDLFLGIITPQYGSGVDKTGISITHKEIKRAVELKKPRWFLAHDHVVFARRLLADLGHRKQTERHTLTLKPKSTSITDLKVIDMYEDATMEHLPLDERQGNWVQKYERDDDANLFVVAQFSRYQDVEQRLLDHLGNSKDVAQRLRGQDE